The Paraburkholderia acidisoli genome contains a region encoding:
- a CDS encoding NADH-quinone oxidoreductase subunit A — translation MNLAAYFPVLLFLLVGLGLGIALVTIGKILGPNRPDSEKNSPYECGFEAFEDARMKFDVRYYLVAILFIIFDLETAFLFPWGVALRDIGWPGFLSMMLFLLEFLLGFAYIWKKGGLDWE, via the coding sequence TTGAACCTCGCTGCCTACTTCCCCGTCCTCCTGTTCCTCCTCGTGGGTCTCGGTCTGGGTATAGCGCTGGTTACCATCGGCAAGATCCTCGGTCCCAATCGGCCCGACAGCGAAAAGAACTCGCCGTACGAGTGCGGCTTCGAAGCGTTCGAAGACGCGCGAATGAAGTTCGACGTACGCTACTACCTCGTGGCCATCCTTTTCATCATCTTCGACCTCGAAACGGCATTCCTGTTTCCGTGGGGTGTTGCCCTGCGCGATATCGGCTGGCCCGGTTTCCTGTCGATGATGCTGTTTCTGCTCGAATTCCTGCTTGGCTTTGCCTACATCTGGAAGAAGGGCGGTCTCGACTGGGAATAA
- the pnp gene encoding polyribonucleotide nucleotidyltransferase, with translation MTMFNKVVKEFKWGQHNVRLETGEIARQASGAVIVDVEDTVVLATVVGAKTAKPGQDFFPLTVDYLEKTYSAGKIPGGFFRREGRPSEGETLISRLIDRPLRPLFPEGFYNEVQVVIHVLSINPEIPADIPALIGASAALAISGLPFNGPVGAARVAYIDNEFVLNPTRSQSKQSRLDLVVAGTERAVLMVESEADQLPEDVMLGAVVFGHEQMQTAIDAIHELVRDGGKPEWNWQPAPKDEALIGRVTDIAYNELLAAYQLRDKQQRSAKLKEVYAATSAKLEAEAAAAGTTAADKATVGNMMFDLEAKIVRTQILNGEPRIDGRDTRTVRPIEIRTGVLPRTHGSALFTRGETQALVVATLGTKGDEQIIDALEGEYRDRFMLHYNMPPFATGETGRVGSPKRREVGHGRLAKRALVACLPSAEEFGYSIRVVSEITESNGSSSMASVCGGCLALMDAGVPMKAHVAGIAMGLILEGNKFAVLTDILGDEDHLGDMDFKVAGTEAGVTALQMDIKIQGITKEIMQVALAQANEARLHILGKMTSAVSGVNTELSAYAPRMITIKINPEKIRDVIGKGGSVIRALTEETGTTIDISDDGVVTIASTSSEGMAEAKKRIENITAEIEVGQVYEGAVLKLLDFGAIVNLLPGKDGLLHISEIANERIKDINDYLKEGQVVKVKVIQTDEKGRVRLSAKALLNEQSGGAPQGEPQQ, from the coding sequence ATGACGATGTTCAACAAGGTCGTGAAGGAATTCAAGTGGGGCCAGCACAACGTTCGCCTCGAAACGGGTGAGATCGCCCGTCAGGCCAGCGGCGCGGTGATCGTCGACGTCGAAGACACCGTCGTGCTCGCCACCGTCGTCGGCGCGAAGACGGCCAAGCCGGGTCAGGACTTCTTCCCGCTCACCGTCGACTACCTCGAAAAGACCTATTCGGCCGGCAAGATCCCGGGCGGCTTCTTCCGTCGCGAAGGCCGTCCGTCGGAAGGCGAAACGCTGATCTCGCGCCTGATCGACCGTCCGCTGCGCCCGCTCTTCCCGGAAGGCTTCTACAACGAAGTCCAGGTCGTGATCCACGTCCTGTCGATCAACCCGGAAATCCCGGCTGACATCCCCGCGCTGATCGGCGCGTCGGCTGCGCTGGCGATCTCGGGTCTGCCGTTCAACGGCCCGGTGGGCGCCGCACGCGTGGCCTACATCGACAACGAATTCGTTCTGAACCCGACGCGCTCGCAAAGCAAGCAGTCGCGCCTCGACCTCGTGGTCGCCGGCACGGAACGCGCTGTGCTGATGGTGGAATCGGAAGCCGACCAGCTGCCGGAAGACGTGATGCTCGGCGCGGTCGTGTTCGGCCACGAACAGATGCAAACCGCCATCGACGCGATCCACGAACTGGTTCGCGACGGCGGCAAGCCCGAGTGGAACTGGCAGCCGGCGCCGAAGGACGAAGCCCTGATCGGCCGCGTCACCGACATCGCCTACAACGAACTGCTCGCCGCGTATCAACTGCGCGACAAGCAACAGCGTTCGGCCAAGCTGAAGGAAGTCTACGCGGCGACCTCGGCGAAGCTCGAAGCCGAAGCGGCGGCAGCCGGCACGACGGCAGCCGACAAGGCCACCGTCGGCAACATGATGTTCGACCTCGAAGCGAAGATCGTCCGTACGCAGATCCTGAACGGCGAGCCGCGTATCGACGGCCGCGACACGCGCACGGTGCGCCCGATCGAGATCCGCACGGGCGTCCTGCCGCGTACGCACGGTTCGGCGCTGTTCACGCGTGGCGAAACGCAGGCGCTGGTGGTGGCCACGCTCGGCACCAAGGGCGACGAGCAGATCATCGACGCGCTCGAAGGCGAGTACCGCGACCGCTTCATGCTCCACTACAACATGCCTCCGTTCGCGACCGGCGAAACGGGCCGCGTGGGTTCGCCCAAGCGCCGTGAAGTCGGCCACGGCCGTCTCGCCAAGCGCGCGCTCGTCGCGTGCCTGCCGAGCGCCGAAGAGTTCGGCTACTCGATCCGCGTCGTTTCGGAAATCACCGAATCGAACGGTTCGTCGTCGATGGCTTCGGTCTGCGGCGGCTGCCTCGCGCTGATGGACGCCGGCGTGCCGATGAAGGCGCACGTCGCCGGTATCGCGATGGGCCTGATCCTCGAAGGTAACAAGTTCGCCGTGCTGACCGACATCCTCGGCGACGAAGATCACCTCGGCGACATGGACTTCAAGGTGGCGGGTACGGAAGCGGGCGTGACCGCGCTGCAGATGGACATCAAGATCCAGGGCATCACCAAGGAAATCATGCAGGTCGCGCTCGCGCAAGCGAACGAAGCCCGTCTGCACATCCTCGGCAAGATGACCTCGGCGGTCTCGGGCGTGAACACGGAACTGTCGGCTTACGCGCCGCGCATGATCACCATCAAGATCAATCCGGAAAAGATCCGCGACGTGATCGGCAAGGGCGGTTCGGTGATCCGCGCGCTGACGGAAGAAACCGGCACGACGATCGACATCTCCGACGACGGCGTCGTGACCATCGCCTCGACCTCGAGCGAAGGCATGGCTGAAGCGAAGAAGCGCATCGAAAACATCACGGCCGAAATCGAAGTCGGTCAGGTGTACGAAGGCGCGGTCCTCAAGCTGCTCGACTTCGGCGCGATCGTGAACCTGCTGCCGGGCAAGGACGGCCTGCTGCACATCTCCGAAATCGCCAACGAGCGTATCAAGGACATCAACGACTACCTGAAGGAAGGCCAGGTCGTGAAGGTCAAGGTCATCCAGACGGACGAGAAGGGTCGTGTGCGTCTGTCCGCCAAGGCGCTGCTCAACGAGCAGAGCGGCGGCGCACCGCAGGGCGAACCGCAGCAATAA
- the nuoE gene encoding NADH-quinone oxidoreductase subunit NuoE, with amino-acid sequence MISAEGLKEIDRALTKYPADQRQSAVMAALAVAQEEHGWLSPELMQFVADYIGMPPVAVQEVATFYTMFETRPVGKHKITLCTNLPCQLGPEGGSESAAEYLKQKLGIDFGETTSDGKFTLKEGECMGACGDAPVMLVNNHRMCSFMSREKIDQLLEELSK; translated from the coding sequence ATGATCTCAGCTGAAGGCCTGAAAGAAATCGATCGCGCGTTGACGAAGTATCCCGCCGATCAACGACAGTCCGCCGTGATGGCGGCGTTGGCCGTGGCTCAGGAAGAGCATGGCTGGCTGTCCCCCGAACTCATGCAGTTCGTGGCCGACTACATCGGCATGCCGCCGGTGGCCGTGCAGGAAGTCGCCACGTTCTACACGATGTTCGAGACCCGGCCTGTCGGCAAGCACAAGATCACGCTCTGCACGAATCTGCCGTGCCAGCTCGGCCCGGAAGGCGGCTCGGAGAGCGCCGCCGAATACCTGAAGCAGAAGCTCGGAATCGACTTCGGCGAAACCACGTCCGACGGCAAGTTCACCTTGAAAGAAGGTGAGTGCATGGGCGCGTGCGGCGATGCGCCGGTGATGCTCGTGAACAATCACCGCATGTGCAGCTTCATGAGCCGCGAGAAGATCGACCAGCTGCTCGAGGAGCTTTCGAAATGA
- a CDS encoding NADH-quinone oxidoreductase subunit C, which yields MASKLETLKANLEAALGARVVSLTEKLGELTLVIKAVDYLNVATELRDNPSLRFEQLMDLSGVDYQTFGDGAWEGPRFAAVSHLLSLTHNWRLRLRVFAPDDDVPIVPSVVEIWNSANWYEREAFDLFGIVFEGHPDLRRILTDYGFIGHPFRKDFPVSGYVEMRYDPEQKRVVYQPVTIEPREITPRVIREDRYGGLRKH from the coding sequence ATGGCAAGCAAACTCGAGACCCTGAAAGCGAACCTCGAAGCGGCCCTCGGCGCGCGCGTCGTCAGTCTCACCGAAAAGCTCGGTGAATTGACCTTGGTCATAAAAGCGGTAGATTACCTGAATGTAGCGACAGAACTCCGCGACAATCCGTCGCTGCGTTTCGAGCAACTGATGGATCTGTCCGGCGTCGACTATCAGACGTTCGGCGACGGCGCGTGGGAAGGTCCGCGCTTCGCGGCCGTCTCGCATCTGCTTTCGCTCACGCACAACTGGCGTCTGCGTCTGCGCGTGTTCGCGCCGGACGACGACGTGCCCATCGTCCCCTCGGTCGTCGAAATCTGGAATTCGGCCAACTGGTACGAGCGCGAAGCGTTCGACCTGTTCGGCATCGTCTTCGAAGGCCACCCCGACCTGCGCCGCATCCTGACCGACTACGGCTTTATCGGCCACCCGTTCCGCAAGGACTTCCCGGTGTCGGGCTATGTCGAAATGCGTTACGACCCGGAACAAAAGCGTGTGGTCTACCAGCCGGTTACCATCGAGCCGCGTGAAATCACGCCGCGCGTGATCCGCGAGGATCGTTACGGTGGTCTGAGGAAACACTAA
- a CDS encoding NAD(P)H-quinone oxidoreductase, which produces MKAVEITEFGAPDVLKLAERPTPEPKAGEVLIKVSASGVNRPDVFQRKGSYAPPPGISDLPGLEVAGEIVGGTIDEKNNPFGLKVGDRVCALIAGGGYAEYAVAPLVQCLPVPQGLSDIEAASLPETFFTVWSNVFQRAQLGKGEGGENETLLVQGGSSGIGVTAIQIAHALGFRVFATAGSDDKCRACEELGAERAINYRDGDFVEVVKALTNDRGVDVILDMVAGGYVPRELSALADGGRIVLIATLGGAKAEVNMAEIMRRRLTITGSTLRARSVEFKAQIAQELKARVWPLIEEGRIKPVVFRVFPAAQAAEAHALMESSEHIGKIMLDWSKA; this is translated from the coding sequence ATGAAGGCAGTGGAGATTACGGAATTCGGTGCGCCGGACGTGCTCAAGCTGGCCGAACGGCCCACCCCCGAGCCGAAGGCCGGCGAAGTGCTGATCAAGGTGAGCGCCTCGGGCGTGAATCGCCCCGACGTGTTCCAGCGCAAGGGCTCGTATGCGCCGCCGCCGGGCATTTCCGATCTGCCGGGGCTGGAAGTGGCGGGCGAGATCGTGGGCGGCACGATCGACGAGAAGAACAATCCGTTCGGGCTGAAGGTGGGCGATCGCGTATGCGCGCTGATCGCGGGCGGCGGCTATGCCGAGTACGCGGTCGCGCCGCTCGTCCAGTGTTTGCCGGTGCCCCAGGGCTTGAGCGACATCGAAGCCGCGTCGCTGCCCGAGACCTTCTTCACGGTCTGGAGCAACGTGTTCCAGCGCGCGCAACTCGGCAAAGGCGAGGGCGGCGAGAACGAAACGCTGCTGGTGCAGGGCGGATCGAGCGGGATCGGCGTCACGGCGATCCAGATCGCGCATGCGCTCGGTTTCCGCGTGTTCGCGACGGCCGGTTCGGACGACAAGTGCCGCGCCTGCGAGGAGCTGGGCGCCGAACGCGCGATCAACTATCGCGACGGCGACTTCGTCGAAGTGGTGAAGGCGCTCACGAACGACCGCGGGGTGGACGTGATCCTCGACATGGTGGCGGGCGGCTACGTGCCGCGCGAGTTGTCCGCGCTGGCGGACGGCGGCCGTATCGTGCTGATCGCGACGCTGGGTGGCGCGAAAGCCGAGGTCAACATGGCCGAAATCATGCGCCGCCGTTTGACGATCACCGGTTCGACGCTGCGCGCCCGCTCGGTCGAGTTCAAGGCGCAGATCGCGCAAGAGCTGAAGGCGCGCGTGTGGCCCCTCATCGAAGAAGGGCGCATCAAGCCGGTCGTGTTCCGCGTGTTCCCCGCCGCGCAGGCCGCCGAGGCGCATGCGCTCATGGAGAGCAGCGAGCATATCGGCAAGATCATGCTCGATTGGTCCAAAGCGTGA
- the secG gene encoding preprotein translocase subunit SecG, whose product MLYLKTLIIVVQLLSALGVIGLVLLQHGKGADMGAAFGSGASGSLFGASGSANFLSRTTAVLATVFFVSTLALTYLGSYHAKPSAGVLGAAAPAPVVASAPVAPASVASAPATASPAVAASNPGNDVPK is encoded by the coding sequence ATGCTGTATTTGAAAACGTTGATTATCGTCGTTCAGCTTCTGTCGGCGCTCGGGGTGATCGGCCTCGTATTGCTGCAGCACGGCAAAGGTGCGGACATGGGTGCCGCATTCGGCAGCGGCGCGTCCGGCAGCCTCTTCGGCGCGAGCGGTTCGGCCAACTTTTTGTCGCGCACCACGGCGGTTCTCGCAACGGTGTTTTTCGTGTCCACGCTTGCATTAACCTACCTGGGGTCGTATCATGCGAAGCCTTCGGCGGGCGTGCTCGGAGCGGCTGCACCGGCTCCTGTCGTGGCTTCGGCGCCTGTTGCCCCGGCATCGGTCGCCTCCGCTCCGGCTACGGCATCGCCGGCTGTGGCGGCCTCGAATCCGGGCAACGACGTTCCGAAATAA
- a CDS encoding NADH-quinone oxidoreductase subunit D: MSEIKNYTLNFGPQHPAAHGVLRLVLELDGEVIQRADPHIGLLHRATEKLAESKTFIQSVPYMDRLDYVSMMVNEHGYVMAIEKLLGIEPPVRAKYIRVLFDEVTRVLNHLMWIGSHALDVGAMAVFLYAFREREDLMDVYEAVSGARMHAAYYRPGGVYRDLPDAMPQYKASKIHNEKALAKMNEARQGSLLDFIDDFFTRFPGCVDEYETLLTDNRIWKQRLVGIGVVSPERAMQLGLSGAMLRGSGIEWDLRKKQPYEVYDQMDFDIPVGVNGDCYDRYLVRVEEMRQSTRIAKQCIEWLRKNPGPVMVDNHKVAPPSRVNMKSNMEELIHHFKLFTEGFHVPEGEAYAAVEHPKGEFGIYLVSDGANKPYRLKIRAPGYAHLSALDEMARGHMIADAVTIIGTQDIVFGEIDR; this comes from the coding sequence ATGTCAGAGATCAAGAACTACACGCTCAACTTCGGCCCGCAGCACCCGGCAGCGCACGGTGTGCTGCGCCTCGTGCTCGAGCTCGACGGCGAAGTGATCCAGCGCGCCGATCCGCATATCGGCCTGCTGCATCGCGCGACCGAAAAGCTCGCCGAGAGCAAGACGTTCATCCAGTCGGTGCCGTACATGGACCGTCTCGACTACGTGTCGATGATGGTCAACGAGCACGGCTACGTGATGGCGATCGAGAAGCTGCTCGGTATCGAGCCGCCGGTGCGCGCCAAATATATCCGCGTGCTGTTCGACGAAGTCACGCGCGTGCTGAACCACCTCATGTGGATCGGCTCGCATGCGCTCGACGTGGGCGCGATGGCGGTGTTTCTGTACGCCTTCCGCGAACGCGAAGATCTGATGGACGTGTACGAGGCGGTCTCGGGTGCGCGCATGCACGCGGCCTATTACCGTCCGGGCGGCGTGTATCGCGATCTGCCCGACGCAATGCCGCAATACAAGGCGTCGAAAATCCACAACGAGAAAGCGCTCGCGAAGATGAACGAAGCGCGTCAGGGCTCGCTGCTGGACTTCATCGACGACTTCTTCACGCGCTTCCCGGGTTGCGTCGACGAGTACGAAACGCTCCTCACTGACAACCGTATCTGGAAGCAGCGTCTCGTGGGGATCGGCGTGGTGAGCCCCGAGCGCGCCATGCAGCTCGGTCTTTCGGGCGCGATGCTGCGCGGTTCGGGCATCGAATGGGATTTGCGCAAGAAGCAGCCGTACGAAGTCTACGACCAGATGGACTTCGACATTCCGGTGGGCGTGAACGGCGATTGCTACGACCGCTATCTCGTGCGTGTCGAGGAAATGCGTCAATCCACGCGCATTGCGAAACAGTGCATTGAGTGGCTGCGCAAGAATCCCGGCCCCGTGATGGTCGACAATCACAAGGTTGCGCCGCCGTCGCGCGTGAACATGAAGTCGAACATGGAAGAGCTGATTCACCACTTCAAGCTCTTCACGGAAGGCTTCCATGTGCCGGAAGGCGAGGCGTACGCGGCGGTCGAGCATCCGAAGGGCGAGTTCGGCATCTACCTGGTGTCGGATGGTGCGAACAAGCCTTATCGTCTGAAGATCCGCGCGCCTGGGTACGCCCATTTGTCCGCGCTCGATGAAATGGCGCGCGGCCACATGATTGCCGACGCGGTCACGATCATCGGTACGCAGGACATCGTGTTCGGCGAAATTGACCGCTAG
- the nuoF gene encoding NADH-quinone oxidoreductase subunit NuoF — MTSLHDRHIKPLILAGLNGENWHLEDYVARGGYKQLRRILEEKIPPEQVIADVKAGGLRGRGGAGFPTGLKWSFMPRQFPGQKYLVCNSDEGEPGTFKDRDILRWNPHAVIEGMAIGAYAMGITVGYNYIHGEIFEVYRRFEAALDEARAAGYLGDNILGTDFCFQLHAHHGYGAYICGEETALLESLEGKKGQPRFKPPFPASFGVYGKPTTINNTETFAAVPFLLTVGPQTYMELGKPNNGGTKIFSVSGDVERPGNYEIPLGTPFATLMELAGGVRGGKKLKAVIPGGSSAPVIPGDLMMQTDMDYDSIAKQGSMLGSGAVIVMDETRCMVRSLLRLSYFYYEESCGQCTPCREGTGWLYRVVNRIEHGQGRQEDLDLLNSVAGNIMGRTICALGDAAAMPVRGMLKHYWDEFEYHVHNKRCLVGGHAGSHAATETVAA, encoded by the coding sequence ATGACTTCGTTGCACGACCGTCACATCAAACCGCTGATTCTCGCGGGCCTCAATGGCGAGAACTGGCATCTCGAAGACTACGTGGCGCGCGGCGGCTACAAGCAGCTGCGCCGTATTCTCGAAGAGAAGATTCCGCCGGAACAGGTGATCGCCGACGTGAAGGCCGGTGGCCTGCGTGGCCGCGGCGGCGCGGGCTTCCCGACCGGCCTGAAGTGGAGCTTCATGCCGCGCCAGTTCCCGGGCCAGAAGTATCTGGTCTGCAACTCGGACGAAGGCGAGCCGGGCACGTTCAAGGATCGCGACATCCTGCGCTGGAATCCGCACGCCGTGATCGAAGGCATGGCCATCGGCGCGTACGCGATGGGCATCACCGTGGGCTACAACTACATCCACGGCGAGATCTTCGAGGTGTATCGCCGCTTCGAAGCCGCGCTCGACGAAGCACGCGCCGCGGGTTATCTCGGCGACAACATTCTGGGCACCGACTTCTGCTTCCAGTTGCATGCGCACCATGGTTATGGCGCGTACATCTGCGGCGAAGAAACGGCGTTGCTCGAATCGCTCGAAGGCAAGAAAGGCCAGCCGCGCTTCAAGCCGCCGTTCCCGGCGAGCTTCGGTGTGTACGGCAAGCCCACGACGATCAACAACACGGAAACCTTCGCGGCCGTGCCGTTTTTGCTGACCGTCGGTCCGCAGACCTACATGGAACTCGGCAAGCCGAACAACGGCGGCACGAAGATCTTCTCGGTCTCGGGCGACGTGGAGCGTCCGGGCAACTACGAGATCCCGCTCGGTACGCCGTTCGCGACGCTCATGGAACTCGCCGGCGGCGTGCGCGGCGGCAAGAAGCTCAAGGCCGTGATTCCGGGCGGCTCGTCGGCGCCGGTCATTCCGGGCGACCTGATGATGCAGACCGACATGGACTATGACTCCATCGCCAAGCAGGGCTCGATGCTCGGCTCGGGCGCGGTCATCGTCATGGACGAAACGCGCTGCATGGTGCGCTCGCTGCTGCGCCTCTCGTACTTCTACTACGAAGAGTCGTGCGGCCAGTGCACGCCGTGCCGCGAAGGCACGGGCTGGCTGTATCGCGTGGTGAACCGCATCGAGCACGGTCAGGGCCGCCAGGAAGACCTGGATCTGCTGAACTCGGTCGCGGGCAACATCATGGGCCGTACGATCTGCGCGCTGGGCGACGCGGCGGCCATGCCGGTGCGCGGCATGCTCAAGCACTACTGGGACGAATTCGAATATCACGTGCACAACAAGCGTTGTCTCGTCGGCGGTCATGCCGGCTCGCACGCGGCCACGGAAACGGTGGCCGCCTGA
- the tpiA gene encoding triose-phosphate isomerase — MTNSRSKLVVGNWKMHGRLAANAALLQGVAQGAQALPAEVRVGVCVPFPYLAQAQALLGGSRVAWGAQDVSAHEQGAYTGEIAAGMILDFEAAYAIVGHSERRAYHGESSQVVAQKALRALTAGLTPIVCVGETLEERESGATERVVGAQLDAVLAALSVDEAARIVVAYEPVWAIGTGKSATTEQAQQVHAFLRARLAAKGAQVANVSVLYGGSVKPENAAELFRQEDIDGGLIGGASLKEGDFLAICAAAAAGESVAG; from the coding sequence ATGACGAATTCACGATCGAAGCTTGTAGTCGGTAACTGGAAGATGCATGGCCGTCTCGCGGCCAACGCGGCCCTGCTGCAGGGTGTCGCGCAAGGCGCGCAGGCGCTGCCCGCGGAAGTGCGCGTTGGCGTGTGCGTGCCGTTTCCCTATCTTGCGCAAGCTCAGGCGTTGCTCGGCGGCAGCCGGGTCGCGTGGGGCGCGCAGGACGTGTCGGCGCACGAACAGGGCGCTTACACGGGCGAGATCGCCGCGGGCATGATTCTCGACTTCGAGGCGGCATACGCGATCGTGGGTCACTCGGAGCGTCGTGCGTATCACGGCGAAAGCTCGCAAGTCGTCGCGCAAAAAGCGCTGCGCGCGCTGACGGCGGGCCTCACGCCCATCGTTTGCGTGGGCGAAACGCTCGAGGAGCGCGAATCGGGCGCGACCGAGCGCGTCGTGGGCGCACAGCTCGATGCAGTGCTGGCGGCACTTTCGGTGGACGAGGCGGCGCGCATTGTCGTCGCGTACGAACCGGTCTGGGCCATCGGCACGGGCAAGAGCGCGACCACGGAGCAGGCGCAGCAGGTGCACGCGTTCCTGCGCGCGCGCCTCGCGGCCAAGGGCGCGCAGGTGGCGAACGTCTCGGTGCTGTACGGCGGCAGCGTGAAGCCGGAAAACGCGGCGGAACTGTTCCGCCAGGAAGACATCGACGGCGGCCTGATCGGCGGCGCGTCGTTGAAAGAAGGGGATTTCCTCGCGATCTGCGCGGCCGCTGCGGCGGGCGAGAGCGTCGCGGGCTAA
- a CDS encoding NuoB/complex I 20 kDa subunit family protein, giving the protein MSIEGVLKEGFVTTTADKLINWTRTGSLWPMTFGLACCAVEMMHAGAARYDLDRFGVVFRPSPRQSDVMIVAGTLCNKMAPALRKVYDQMAEPRWVISMGSCANGGGYYHYSYSVVRGCDRIVPVDVYVPGCPPTAEALVYGVIQLQAKIRRTSTIARQ; this is encoded by the coding sequence ATGAGTATCGAAGGGGTCTTGAAGGAAGGGTTTGTCACCACCACGGCTGACAAACTGATCAACTGGACGCGCACTGGCTCGCTGTGGCCGATGACGTTCGGCCTGGCGTGTTGTGCGGTGGAGATGATGCACGCGGGCGCGGCCCGCTACGACCTCGACCGTTTTGGCGTGGTGTTCCGGCCGAGCCCGCGTCAGTCCGACGTGATGATCGTGGCCGGTACGCTGTGCAACAAGATGGCGCCCGCGCTGCGCAAGGTCTATGACCAGATGGCCGAGCCGCGCTGGGTGATCTCGATGGGATCGTGCGCGAACGGTGGCGGCTACTATCACTATTCGTATTCGGTGGTGCGCGGCTGCGATCGCATCGTGCCGGTGGACGTCTACGTGCCGGGCTGCCCCCCGACCGCGGAAGCCCTGGTTTATGGGGTGATCCAGTTGCAGGCGAAGATTCGCCGCACCAGCACCATCGCCCGTCAATAA